From the Nerophis ophidion isolate RoL-2023_Sa linkage group LG18, RoL_Noph_v1.0, whole genome shotgun sequence genome, one window contains:
- the pih1d2 gene encoding PIH1 domain-containing protein 2, with translation MSSGRSADVVEQVSRLWSMLDVLCLSDPEAYRSFVEKQVTSGLDYHTPPRVEACMRVDVEEPRGLLYINICSWKRVPPPQDPSEPLPVYAGSLEADTNIGGPTVLDIAFNPEVLQKCKKVKEEMEQVYLLALRFVQKQHGLKLSQRYIIVSFSPRNGPEDLHRRLGFQQQRVNTDKQSDTASPSPESLLQQISSLRAHKDDTELPADIVRRPAVRKKGLIEVISSTTFQRPEEPEYGLEVKADAEGFPSKLELTVELPKINSMSEWQLKMSKDDVLLEVEDVYYLLLDFPQVVNENSAVAIFNKKSRRLTVTADIL, from the exons ATGTCCAGCGGCCGCAGCGCAGACGTGGTGGAGCAGGTGAGCCGGCTGTGGTCCATGCTGGATGTTCTCTGCCTGAGCGACCCGGAGGCCTACCGCAGCTTCGTGGAGAAGCAGGTGACGTCAGGGCTGGACTACCACACGCCGCCTCGCGTGGAGGCATGCATGCGTGTGGACGTGGAG GAACCAAGAGGCCTGCTGTACATCAACATATGCAGTTGGAAGCGTGTGCCGCCACCCCAGGACCCCAGCGAGCCATTACCTGTGTATGCTGGAAGCCTGGAAGCGGACACAAATATAG gtggCCCCACTGTGCTGGACATAGCATTCAACCCCGAAGTGCTGCAGAAATGCAAAAAAGTCAAGGAGGAGATGGAGCAGGTGTACCTGCTGGCTCTGAGATTTGTCCAGAAGCAGCATGGGCTCAAACTATCACAGCGGTACATCATAGTTAGCTTTTCCCCCAGAAATGGCCCGGAGGACCTGCACCGACGCCTTGGCTTCCAGCAGCAGCGGGTGAACACGGACAAACAATCAGACACAG CTAGTCCGAGCCCAGAGTCTTTGTTGCAGCAGATCTCTTCTCTGCGGGCGCACAAAGACGACACTGAGCTTCCGGCTGATATCGTCCGTCGGCCGGCGGTGCGCAAAAAGGGCTTGATCGAGGTAATCTCCTCCACCACGTTCCAGCGACCCGAGGAGCCGGAGTACGGACTGGAGGTGAAGGCGGACGCGGAGGGATTTCCCTCCAAGTTGGAGCTGACGGTGGAGCTGCCCAAGATTAACTCCATGTCTGAGTGGCAGCTGAAGATGTCCAAG GATGACGTCTTGTTGGAGGTGGAGGACGTCTACTATTTGCTTCTGGACTTTCCACAAGTTGTCAATGAAAACAGTGCAGTGGCCATCTTCAACAAGAAGAGTCGAAGGCTGACTGTGACGGCAGATATTTTGTGA